The Curtobacterium sp. MCSS17_015 genomic sequence GCTACGCGCCGGTCGCGGGGATGACCCGTCCACTGGGGGCATGCGTTGTGCGGAGCCCGGGAGGGCGTGTCCGGTATCCGCGTTAGCGTGGAGTCATGAGCACCGAGCACGTCGCGCAGTCGATCCCCGCTTCCGCTCCCGGCGCGGCTCGGCGTGCCGCGGTCCTCGCCGCCCTCGACGTGATCGACGGCGGGCCCGAGGAACGGTTCGAACGCATCACCCGGATCGCCCGCGAGGCGTTCGGGGTGGCGGGTTCCTTCATCAACCTGGCCGGCGACGACCAGCTCTTCCACAAGTCGCAGCAGTCCGACCAGGTGTTCCCCGGGTCGACGCCGTTGCAGGACACCTTCTGCGGCCGGACGCTGCACCAGGACGGCCCCGTGGTGGTGCCGGACGCGCGTGCCGACCAGCGGTTCTCGGACCTGCCGATGGTCAACCTCGACCCCAACGTCCGCTTCTACGCCGGGGTCCCACTCCGGGTCGGAGCGGACGCCACGAAGGTCGGGACGCTCTGCCTCATCGACCCGAGTCCGCGTGCGCTCGACACGGACGACGTCGCCCTGCTCGAGGAACTCGGCCTCTGGGCGGAGCGGGAACTCGCCACCGGGCTCGACGTCGACCGGCTGCGCACCGTCCTGTCCGGCCTGCAGCCCCGCATGATCGACGTGCCGGGGTGGACCATCGGTGGGACGTCGATCCCGCACGGCATCGTCTCGGGCGACTTCCACGACTGGCGCTCGGCCGACGGCACGGTCGACCTCACCGTCGCGGACGTGATGGGGAAGGGCATGGCCGCCGGACTCCTGGCAGCGGGCATGCGCGGAGCACTGCTCGCGCGGTGCCACGAGGAGCCGTCCACCGCGATCGCCGAACTCGAGGAGCAGGTCGCCCCGGACCTCAGCGCCGCCGAGGCCTTCGCCACCCTGTTCCACGGTCGGCTCGACACCACGACCGGACACCTGGCGTTCGTCGACGCCGGTCACGGCCTCGTCCTGCACCTGCACGCCGACGGGACCGAGTCGGTCCTGCGCTCCGTCGACCTGCCGATCGGCCTCCACCCGGTCGGGATCGACCGCGCTGCCGGCGAACTCGTGCTCGAACCCGGTGACACCCTGCTGCTCGTCAGCGACGGTGCCCTCGAACTCTGGGACTCGACGCTCGCGTCCCTGTCCCGACTCGGGGCGCTCTACCGGGCGGCGCCGGACGTGACGACGTTCCTGGCCGGCGTCCAAGGCCGCGTGCTCGAGCACGACCCCGGCGACGACCTCACCGTCGTCGTCGTGTCGCGCGACGCCTGAGCACTCCGCCCGAGGTCAGGCACCGAGGCGCTCGATCAGTTCCCGGTAGCGTGCCGCGGTCCGCTCGACGACCTGCTCCGGCAGGACGGGCGGCGTGCCGGTCCGGTCCCAGTTCGCGCTGAGCCAGTCGCGCACGATCTGCTTGTCGAACGAGTCCGTCCGGTTGCCCGACTCGTACGCGGCGGCGTCCCAGTAGCGGCTCGAGTCGCTCGTCAGGACCTCGTCGGCGATCCGGATCAGGCCGTCGGCGTCGCGGCCGAACTCGAACTTCGTGTCCGCGATGACGACCCCGCGCTGGAGGGCGATCGCCGCCGCCTCGGAGTACACGGCCAGCGACAGGTCGCGCAGCGCCGCGGCGTCGGCCGGACCGATGAGCTCCTCGGTGCGCTCGAACGAGATGTTCTCGTCGTGCTCGCCCTGCGGAGCCTTGTACGCCGGCGTGTAGATCGGTTCCGGCAGGCGGTCCCCGTTCGACAGGCCGGCTGGCAGCTCGACGCCGCACACGCTGCCGGTCTCCTGGTACTCGGCCCAGCCGCTGCCCACCAGGTACCCGCGCACGACGCACTCGACCGGGAACATCCGGAGCGGCATGACGTGCATGGACCGTGACTCGACCGAGGCCGGGACCGGCGTGGTCGTGCCGCTCGGGGCGAGCAGGTGGTTCGGGACGTCACGGAGCTGGCCGAACCAGAAGCGGGACAGCCGGGTGAGGAGCTCGCCCTTGCCCGGGATCGGTGGTTCGAGCGCGAAGTCGTAGGCGCTGACGCGGTCGGAGGCGACGAGGAGGAGCTCGGTGGCACCGGCCACGTCCGCCGTGGCCGCGGGGACGTAGAGCTCACGGACCTTGCCGGACGAGACGTGCCGCCAGCCTTCGACGACGGGGGCGCTCATCGGGCGACCTTCGTGGCGATGTCGGTCCGGAACCGGCCGCCGGTGAGGGTGATGTCGTGCAGGCCCGCGTAGGCACGGTCGCGCGCTTCGGCGAAGTCAGATCCGGTGGCCACGACGCTGAGCACCCGCCCGCCGGTCGCGACGAGTTCCCCGTCGAGGACCCCGGTCGCCGCGTGCAGCACCACGACCCCGTCCCGCGCGTTCGCGTCGTCGACGCCCGTGATCGTCCGGCCGGTCACCGGGCTCTCCGGGTACCCCTCGCTCGCGAGGACGACCGTCACGGCCGCCTGGTCGCGGAACTCCGGACGCGGGACCGAGGCGAGCTGCCCCGAGGCCGCGGCGAGCAGCAGGCCGCTCAGCGGCGTGGCCAGGCGGGGGAGCACGACCTGGGTCTCCGGGTCGCCGAACCGGGCGTTGAACTCGATGACCCGCACGCCCTGCTCGGTGACGATCAGCCCGCAGTAGAGCAGCCCGACGAACGGGGTGCCCTCGTGCTCGAGGCGTCGGACCGTGGGCAGGGCGACGAGCTCGGTGACCTCGTCGACGAAGGCCTGCTCAGAGCCCCAGCGCTCGTCGAGCCACGGCAGCGGCGAGTACGCGCCCATCCCGCCGGTGTTCGGTCCGAGGTCGCCGTCGGCGAGCCGCTTGTAGTCCTGTGCCGGGGACAGCGCGCGGACGTCGTGCCCGTCGCTGAGGAAGAACAGCGAGACCTCTTCGCCGTCGAGGAACTCCTCGACCACGACGGGTCCGTGCTGCAGCCAGTAGGTGGCGTGGTCGATCGCCGCCTGGCGGTCGTCCGTCACGAGGACGCCCTTGCCCGCCGCCAGCCCGTCGGCCTTCACGACGTACGGTGCGCCGAGCTCGTCGATCGCCGCCACGGCTTCGTCGACCGTGCCGGCGGACACCGGCCGACCGGTCGGCACACCGGCTTCGGCCATGACCCGCTTGGCGAAGGCCTTGGAGCCCTCGAGCTGCGCGGCTGCCCTGCCGGGGCCGAACACCGGGATGCCGCGGGTGCGCAGCGGGTCGGCGACACCGGCGATGAGGGGGGCTTCCGGTCCGACGACGACGAGTTGGACGTCGTTCTCGAGCGCGTACTCCGCCACCAGCGCGCCGTTCGTGGGGTCCAGCGACACCGTCTCGACGTCGGCGGCGATGCCGGCGTTCCCGGGCGCGGCCGTGATGACGTGACCGGCCTGCTCCGCCAGGAGGGCCGTGATGATCGCGTGCTCGCGGGCACCGGAACCGAGGACGAGGATTCGCACCCGATCACCCTACCGAGCCCGGGTCGCCGCCCGCAGTGCACCGGCTAGCCTGTGGAGATGCCGCCGAAGACCATCGACGACGCCGTGGGTCGGGCCGCGCTCGAGGCCGTCACCGCCGGCGCGACGGACCGCACCTCGGTCGCGACCGCCGTCCGCTGGACGTTGCAGCGCCTCGCCGAGGACGTGCCCGGCAACAGCGTCGAGGTCCGGGTCCCGCCGTTCGCCGCCGTGCAGGCCGTCCCGGGCCCGCGGCACACGCGCGGCACCCCGCCGAACGTGGTCGAGACGGATTCGACGACGTGGCTCGCGCTCGCCACGGGGCGGCTGCGGTGGGACGACCCGGAGACGACGAAGCGCGTCAGCGCCTCGGGCTCACGGGCCGACCTGGCGGCGTTCCTGCCCGTCCGGCTGCCCTGACCGACGGCGCGCGTCCGGGAGGCCCGATCCGCGTCGTGCTCGCCGGTGCCGGAACGTCGTGCTCGCCGGTGCCGGACGACATCGGCGTCCCGAGGGGAACTAGGTAGGTCCTACCGATGTGCCGATGGTCCGGCGTACCTACGCTGGGAGAAGTCGCCGGGATTCGGACCCGACCCGAACGGGTCCGAACCCGGCGACGCAGACAACGCTACGCGAAACCCGCCGACCTGTGTCAACAGGAGCGGCGAGTCGTGCTGCATCCCGCAACTTCTCCTGCGGTCTGCCCAGCACGTCCTGCCGGGCTCAGACCGTTCTGTCCCGGACGGCGGTCACACCAGTTCGGCGAGCTCCGACCGTGCGTGCAGGTCCCACTTCGAGAACACGCGCGACATGTGCGCGTCCACGGTCCGGACCGACAGCCCGAGCTGGTCGGCGATCCGTCGGTTCGAGTGGCCGCGAGCGGCGAGCTCCGCCACCTCGTACTCCCGCTTCGTGAGCGGCTGCTTCGTCCGCCCCGCGGTCACGGCCATCCCGCACGCGGCCAGCGCGGCCTGGGCGCTCGCGATCCACGCGCGATCGCCCGAGCGGAGCGCCGCGGCGTAGTCGGTGATCGCCGACGCGAGGGGACCGTCGACCCTGGTGGCGGCCTCCTCCATGCGCGCCAGGGAGGCGGTGGTGTCCCGACCGTGCAACGCGTCCATCGCGTAGTGCAGCGTCTGCGCGTACAGCACGTGCGTCCAGGCGCCCGAGGCCGTCCCCCGCAGGATGATCGTGTCCGCGCGCCGGAGTCCCGCGGGGTTGCCGAGCAGGGCCTCCGTCCAGGCGATCGTCGTCTCGATCTGGTCGCCGAGGATCCGCATGGCCCGGAGCGGCGTGCTGCGGGCGCGTTCCAGCGACTCCGCGGCCGCGTCCGGCGAGCCGGCGTACGCCTGCGACAGCGCCAGGCGCGACCACGCGTACGCGGCGAACCCGCCGGGGTCGGCGATCTCGTACCGTTCGCAGGCCGCCGTGAAGGCGGTCACCGCATCCGACCACCGGCGCTGTCCGAGCGCCCGGTTCCCGATGCCGAACAGCTCCAGGGTGAAGTCGTACTTCAGGAACGGGTCGGACCGGCCGACCGGGACCTGCGTCAGCATGTCGGCGATGTCTCCGCGCCACACCTGGACCTGGTGCAGGACCGACACGATCTCCCCGACGCTCCAGGGCGAGTCCTCGAGGTGGACCATCGCGGTGGCCAAGCACGCCTGCCCGAGCCGGAGCGCGTCGTCGAGGCGCCCGCCGGTGCCCAGGGCCATCACGGCGACCGGGGCGATCGGCAGGAAGGACCGGGCGATCGTCGGGGAGCGCAGGACGCCGCTCCGCTCGAGCTCCTGCCGGACCTCGGCGAAGTCGCCGCCCCAGCCGAGGTGGGACAGTCGGAGGACGCGGAGCTGTTCGAGCGTCCCCGGTCCGACGTGCCGGACGGCGATCTCGGTGAGGGCGACGGCGGCCGCGGTGTCGTCGTCGTGGAACTGCCGGAGGTTCGCGAGGGTCTCGCAGGCCTCGACGACGGCGACGTCGTCGACGTCCGCCCCGGAGGTCGCCAGGCACCAGGCCGCTTCGGCGTCGACCCGTCCGGCCTCGCGTCCGCTGCTGTAGCCGTGCGCGAGCGAGCGCAGACAGTGCGCGCGGACACGCTCGGTCGGGGTGAGGTCCGACCCGAGCGCGGCGGACGTCAACGCGATGGCGCTCTCGTGCTCCTGCAGGCCCTCGGCGACCCGGGCGGCGTCGAGCAGCTGGTCGACGGGTGGGACGACACCGCACTCGAGCGCCCAGAGCGTCGCGCGGAGCCGGGCGGCCGGTGGCGCACCCTCCTGCCGGTCGGTGCGGAAGGCGTTCGCCCGTGCGAACAGCGCGGTCCGCCGGGCGACGGGCACCAGGGCCCGGACGACCTCGCCGACGAGGGGGTGCGACGACCGTGCGACGGGACTTCCGGTGTCGGCGGAGTCGATCCGGACGAAGCCGAGGCCCACCGTCCGGTCGAGGTCGGCGCCGTCCACCAGGGCCAGCAGCCGGGACAGCGGGATCGGGTCGGCGAGGGCCACGATCTCGACGACGTCGCGCAGGTCACCGGGGAGGCCCGCGAGCTCCGTCCGGTACATGTCGGCCAGGCTGTGCGACGCCGTGATCCGCCCGCGCCAGTACCAGCTCAGGGCGGTGTGCTCGAGTGCGCCCGAGGCGAGGCCGGCGCGGACGACCTCCCGCAGGTACAGCGGGTTCCCCTCGGTCGCGCGGTGCACCTGTTCGACCGAGGCCGGTTCGAGCGGCGCCCCGAGCGCCCGTCCGATGAGCGACGACGTCTCGTGGAGGTCGAGCGGCTCCAGGTCGATGCGCTCGAGCAGGTCGTCCTGCCAGAGGGCGCGCAGTGGTCCGGCGAGTGACGTGAAGTCCCGGCAGGTCAGCACGAGTCGGGCGCCCTGCTCTCGGACGAGCCAGGCGACGTACCGGGCGGAGAGCGCGTCGAGCAGGTCGGCGTCGTCGACGCGGAGCACGAGGTCGCGCCCGTCCGTCCCGGCGGCCCGGCGCAGGCGCTCCTCGGCCGGCACGGGCTCGGTCAGGTCGTCGCCGAGCACGTCACCGAAGCGGTCGGACACGGCGCCGAACGGCATCGACGACCCGGCGGCGACCGCGGTGATCGGCACGACGAGGGGCGCCGGTCCCGGTGTCTGGCGGACGACGCGGTCGGTCACACGGGCGGCGACGGTGGTCTTGCCGAGCCCGGGAGCGCCGACGAGCGCGACGCTCCACCGGTGCTCGCCGACGACGGCGACGGCGCGGTCCTCCTCGCGGCGAGTGAGGACCGGCCACGACAGCCGGGCGGGTGCGGTCGGTGGACGACGGTCGCCTGCTCCGGTCTCGTCGACCATGGCGCACCTCCGTCCTCGCTACTCCGCGGTACCCGCGGTGATGGACCATCATCTCGCGTCCGGGGGACGGACTGCCGGGCGTGGCTCCTCCCAAGGTGGGGGACAATGGGGAGGTGAGCAACACCGACCGCCCCGACGAGCGTCCGGCCCCGGCGCCCGACGCGGTGACCACCCCGGACCAGGTCACCATCCGACGTGCCCCGCGCTTCAGCGTCTTCATCCTCGGCGGCGCCGTGCTCGGCTTCCTCGTGACCGTCCTCGTCGTGGCCCTCACCATGGGCATCGACCGCGGGGACCAGCAGGAGACCACCGGGTTCGCCGGCCTCGTCGGCTACTTCAGCCTCTACGGCGTCTCGATCGGCATGCTCGTCGGCGCGGTCGTCGCGGTCGTGCTCGACCGGGTCTCGACTCGCCGCGCCGCCCGGCTCACGGCGGAGCGGGTGGCGGTCGACCCCGCGCCCGAGACCGTCGACGGCGAGCTCGACGAGCCGGACGAGCGCCTCGATCGCTGAGCCTGCGGGGATCCGCAGGGATCGGCAGGCGACGCAGGCGTTCCACCGGCGTGCGGCGTGCGGCGTGCGGCCTGCGGTCGCCGACGCGAGCAACGTGACGCACGCAAGGCCCGTCACCAGCTGGTGACGGGCCTTGCGTGCGTCAGGTGCTGACGTCCGTCGGGACGTCAGCTGAGCTGGTTCGCCTCGACCCAGGCGAGGTACTCCGGCGAGACGGATCCGGTGACGTACTCACCCGTGAAGCAGCTCATCTCGAGGTCCGTGACGTCGGACCCCTCGATGATCGCGTCCCGCATGTCACCGATCTCCTGGTAGATCAGGTGGTCGCTGCCGAGCACCCGGTTGATCTCCGGGATCTTCCGGTCGTGAGCGATGAGCTCGGCCCGCGTCGGCATGTTGATCCCGTACACGTGCGGGTACCGGACAGGCGGCGCGGCGCTCGTGAACGTGACCTCGTTCGCGCCCGCCGCCCGGGCCATCTCGACGATCTCGCGACTGGTCGTGCCGCGCACGATCGAGTCGTCGACGATGAGGATGTTCTTGCCCTTGAACTCGGACGACATCGCGTTGAGCTTCTGGCGGACCGAGCGCTTGCGCTCCGCCTGGCCCGGCATGATGAACGTCCGGCCGACGTAGCGGTTCTTGTAGAAGCCCTCGCGGTACTCGATGCCGAGCTTCTGCGCGACCTGCATGGCCGCGGGCCGGGACGAGTCCGGGATGGGCATGACCACGTCGATGTCGCCGGTCGGGGCGTACTGCGCGATCGTGTCGGCCAGGCGGTTGCCGAGACGGAGGCGGGCGTCGTACACCGAGATGCCGTTCATCACGGAGTCCGGGCGGGCCAGGTAGACGTACTCGAAGGAGCACGGCACCAGGCGCGGGTCCTTCGCGCACTGCCGGGCGTGCATCGTGCCGTCCATCTCGATGAAGACGGCCTCGCCCGGTGCGACGTCGCGGACGATGTCGTAGCCGCCGGACTCGAGCACGAGGGACTCGCTCGCGACGACCCACTCGCTCTTGCCGGCGTCGTCGAACTTGTGGCCCAGGATGAGCGGTCGGATGCCGTACGGGTCGCGGAACGCCAGCAGGCCGTGGCCGGCGATCGTCGCGATCGTCGCGTAGGAGCCCTCGACCCGCTCGTGCACGCGCTCGACCGCGTCGAACACCTGCCCGGCGTCGAGGTGGGTGCCGCGAACCTGGCCCTGCAGCTCGTGCGCCAGCACGTTCACCAGCAGCTCGGTGTCCGAGGTGGTGTTGAGGTGCCGACGGTCGATGTCGAACAGCTCCCGAGTGAGTTCGCGGGTGTTCGTGAGGTTGCCGTTGTGCACGAGGACGATGCCGTACGGCGCGTTCACGTAGAACGGCTGGGCCTCTTCCTCGTTCACCGCGGCGCCGCGGGTGGCGTAGCGGACGTGGCCGAGGCCCATCGTCCCGAGGAGCGCCCGCATGTCACGGGTGCGGAAGGCCTCGCGCACGTGGCCGCGGGTTTTGTGCATGTGGTGCACGTGCCCGTCGACCGTGGCGATGCCCGTCGAGTCCTGTCCCCGGTGCTGCAGGAGGAGCAGGGCGTCGTAGATGGATTGGTTTGCAGGCCCCTGCGCAACGAGGCCGACGATGCCGCACATTCGCGGGGTGCTCCAGACCGTAGGATCGGGTGGTACCGAACAAGTCTGCCATGCCCTGCGGAGGACGACGTATGCCCAACCCCTACGCCGAGGCCGGTGTCGACACCGCAGCCGGTGACCTGGCCGTCGAGCTCATGAAGTCCGCCGTCTCGGCGACGCACAACGCGTCGGTCCTGGGCGGGGTCGGAGGCTTCGCCGGGCTCTACGACGTCTCGTTCCTCAAGGACTTCGAGCGGCCGCTCCTCGCCACCTCGACCGACGGCGTCGGCACCAAGGTCGCGATCGCGCAGGCCATCGACAAGCACGACACGATCGGTCAGGACCTCGTCGGCATGGTCGTCGACGACATCGTCGTGGTCGGGGCGAAGCCGCTGTTCATGACGGACTACATCGCCTGCGGCCGGGTCGTGCCGAACCGCATCGCGGACATCGTCGCCGGCATCGCCCGCGGTTGCGCGGCGACCGGGACCGCGCTCGTCGGTGGCGAGACCGCGGAGCACCCGGGCCTGCTCGGTCCGGACGACTACGACGTGGCCGGTGCCGCGGTCGGTGCGGTCGAGGCCGGGTCGCAGCTCGGGGCGCACCTCGTGCAGGACGGTGACGCGGTCATCGCGATCGAGTCCTCCGGCCTGCACTCGAACGGGTACTCGCTCGTCCGGCACATCCTCGGGCAGCGCGGCATCGGGTACACCGACACGCTGCCGGAGCTCGGCGGCCTGGTGGGGGAGACCCTGCTCGAGCCCACGCGGCTGTACACGTCCCCGCTGCTCGAGCTCATCGAGCAGCACCCCGGTGCCGTGCACTCCCTGTCGCACGTGACCGGTGGTGGCATCGCGGCGAACCTGGCGCGCGTGCTGCCCGTGGGCTCGTGGGTCGAAGTCGAGCGCTCGACCTGGCAGCCGCTCCCGGTGTTCCGCGTGCTGGCCGACCTGGCCGGCACCCCGATCGAGGACACCGAGGGCACCTGGAACCTGGGCGTCGGCATGTTCGCCGTCGTGTCGGGGGCTGCGGCGGCCGACGTCATCGCGTCCCTCGGGGCAGCCGGTCTGCCCGCGTGGACGGTCGGCTCGGTGTCGACGAGTGCCCGCGACCTGACCGGGTTCGAGCAGGGCGCCAAGGGCGTCGACGGCGGAGCCGTGCGTCTCGTGGGGTCCTACGCCGGCTGACGCCCGCCCCGCGGCCGCCGAGGCCGCCCGCTCACGCCGAGGTTCCGCAATCGCGGAACCTCGGCGTGCGAGATCCCGCGATCGTGGAACCGGGACGGTCGACCGACGGCGAGTCCTGGAACCCCGCGCGGCGGGCGGCAGCGCGGGCGGAGCCGCGAGGCGGCACGTCGTGCGACCTCGGCCGAGCCCGGCGTACCGGGCCGCGAGGCGGCACGCCGTGTGACCTCGGCCGAGCCCGGCGTGCCGGGCCGTGATGCACGTCGCCGGACGGCGGACCGTCCGGACACGACGAGAGGCCGCGCTGCCCGGAGGCGCGCGGCGTCGTCAGACCGAAGGGTCAGGCGGACTTGTCGGTGTCCGACTGGTCCAGGTCACCGTCGTCACCGAACTCGTCGGCCCAGCGGTCGACGTAGTCGGGCTCGTCCGACTGTTGTGCGACGGAGAGTTCGCGTTCGAGAGCACCGTAGTTCGTGTCCGGGCTGAAGTACTTCAGCTCTCGGGCGACCTTGGTGTGCTTCGCCTTCTGACGGCCGCGCCCCATGCGTGACCCCCTCTGTGTCGGCTCGTGTCCGGTCTCGGCGGGCGAGGAGTGATCACCCGGGAAGAACAGACGGTTCGTGGTTTGAAATCTGTCGGCCACTTTACCATGTACCCCGTTGCCGGCTTCGCCCGGCGCGTCCCGAGCACAGCAGAATCGAGGGTGATGCGCACCGCCGTCCAGCAAGCCCGTGTCGTCGTCATCGGTGCGGGCCAGGCAGGCCTCTCGGTGGCGTGGCACCTCCAGCGCGCCGGCCTCAGCGCGGGCAGCGACCTCGTCGTGCTCGACCGTGCGCCGGGGACGGGAGGCGCGTGGCAGTTCCGGTGGGACGCGCTCCGTCTCGGTCTCGCGCACCGCGTGCACGACCTGCCCGGCATGCACGAGATGGGCCTGCGGTTCGACGAGGCCGATCGGTCGCGTCCGGCCCGCGAGGTCGTCGCCGAGTACTACCGCCGGTTCGAGGAGCGCCACGACCTGCGGGTGCGGCGCCCGGTCGCCGTCACCGCCGTCCACCGCGAGGACGAGCGCCGTCCCGACGGGAGCGCCGGTGCCCTGGTCGTCGAGACCCGAGAGGACGACGGCACCACCGGGGCGATCCGCTCGGAGGTGGTCGTCAACGCCTCCGGCACGTGGGGCACCCCGTTCGTGCCGTGGATCCCGGGCCGCGACGTGTTCCGGGGCCGCCAGCTCGACACGACGGGCTACCGCGACGCGGCGGACTTCACCGGGCAGGACGTCGTCGTCGTCGGCGGCGGGACGAGTGCGATCGGGTTCCTGCTCGAGCTCGACGGCGTCGCCCGGTCGACGCGGTGGTTCACCCGTCGACCGGTGGTCTGGTCGGAGGACCCCGCCCTCGCCGTCGGAGCCGCGGTGTCGGCGGTCGAGGACCAGGACCGCGCAGCGAGAGCAGGGCGGACGCTGCCGAGCATCGTCAGCGGGACGGGCCTGCCGGTCACCCCGCGGATCCGGCGCGGTCTGGCACGTGGGCTGCTGCAGCCCGAACCCATGTTCACACGACTCGACGCGGACGGGGTCGAGACCGCCACCGGCGAGCACGTCCGCGCCGACGCGGTGATCTGGGCGACGGGCTTCCGTGCGGACCTCCGGCACCTCGCGCCACTGCACCTGCGGACCGAGGCGGGCGGGATCGTCGTCGAGGACGGCCGTTCGGGAGCCGAACCCCGGCTCTTCCTCGCCGGCTACGGCCCGCAGGCATCGACGATCGGAGCGAACCGGGCCGGCCGGCGCACCGCGCGTCAGGTGATGGCGGTGCTGGCCGCTGACGACACGGTCGCGCCCGCCTGACGACGGCAGGTGGGCGACCACCAGGGGAACGGCAGACGGCGGTCCGCAGGAGAGCGGACCGCCGTACGGCAACGTCTGTCCCTCAGGAACCGGAGCCGCGGCCCGTCTTCTCCTGCAGGCGCTCGATGTGCTCGGACGCCTCCGCTTTCGTGAGGTCGGCCGAGAGCTCCTCGCCGGCCTCACGCGCGAGGGTGTCGAGGTAGCTGCGCTGCGGGCCGGTCATCGGCTCGTCGCCGGTGACCCACTGCTCGGGGTCCTTGCTCGCGGTGGTCGACGGGTCCGGGCGCTCGCCGCCGAGGGTCTCCGGCTGGTTCTGGTCTGCATCACTCATGAGCGTGACGGTACGCCGCACCGCCGACGTCCCGCGCAGCACTGGCGTCCCCCGACGACCGGGGACGGACAGTGGCCGCCACTCGGCGTGACCGGCCGGAGTCGGACCGGCCGGGGTCAGACCGGCGTCGCCGTGTACCGGACCAGGTCCCCGCCGACGTCGCTCGCCGCGATCGGCACGACCCGACCGCCCCGCTCGATCCACAGTGTGTTCGCCCGTTCGTCGAGCCGGTCCACCCGGTGCAGGGTGCCGCCGAGCAGGACGGACGCGGTCACGCGGACCCGCCCGGACGCGGGCCGGGGCGGCAGGCCGGGGACGTCGTCGGCGTACTCCGGGTACTCGCCGGGCGTCAGGACCGGTGCGACGGGTGTGGTCACGACCTCCACCCCGGTCGCCCCGGTGGCGGTGCGGGGGAGCGGATCCGCATCCACACCCGCACCGGCGGTGGCGCCGTCGCGACCCGCACCCGCACCCGCACCCGCACCCGCAGTCGTCACGACCACGAGCCGCACCACCTGGTCCATCGGCAGCGGCACGTCCACCTTCGGTGACTCCGCCGACCCGGCCAGCGCTCGGAACGCCGGCCGACCGTCGGCGCCGAGGTGGGCCTCCTGGCCGTCGATCCGCACGCGACCGCGACCGCGTGAGTCGGCGTAGACGCCGGGCTCGAGCCCGGAACGGCGGGCCTCCAGGAGGCTCACCACCACCCGGTCCGGCCGGTACCAGTCCCGGAGCG encodes the following:
- a CDS encoding FAD-dependent oxidoreductase is translated as MRTAVQQARVVVIGAGQAGLSVAWHLQRAGLSAGSDLVVLDRAPGTGGAWQFRWDALRLGLAHRVHDLPGMHEMGLRFDEADRSRPAREVVAEYYRRFEERHDLRVRRPVAVTAVHREDERRPDGSAGALVVETREDDGTTGAIRSEVVVNASGTWGTPFVPWIPGRDVFRGRQLDTTGYRDAADFTGQDVVVVGGGTSAIGFLLELDGVARSTRWFTRRPVVWSEDPALAVGAAVSAVEDQDRAARAGRTLPSIVSGTGLPVTPRIRRGLARGLLQPEPMFTRLDADGVETATGEHVRADAVIWATGFRADLRHLAPLHLRTEAGGIVVEDGRSGAEPRLFLAGYGPQASTIGANRAGRRTARQVMAVLAADDTVAPA
- a CDS encoding DUF3072 domain-containing protein, with protein sequence MSDADQNQPETLGGERPDPSTTASKDPEQWVTGDEPMTGPQRSYLDTLAREAGEELSADLTKAEASEHIERLQEKTGRGSGS
- a CDS encoding DUF3073 domain-containing protein; translated protein: MGRGRQKAKHTKVARELKYFSPDTNYGALERELSVAQQSDEPDYVDRWADEFGDDGDLDQSDTDKSA
- the purM gene encoding phosphoribosylformylglycinamidine cyclo-ligase translates to MPNPYAEAGVDTAAGDLAVELMKSAVSATHNASVLGGVGGFAGLYDVSFLKDFERPLLATSTDGVGTKVAIAQAIDKHDTIGQDLVGMVVDDIVVVGAKPLFMTDYIACGRVVPNRIADIVAGIARGCAATGTALVGGETAEHPGLLGPDDYDVAGAAVGAVEAGSQLGAHLVQDGDAVIAIESSGLHSNGYSLVRHILGQRGIGYTDTLPELGGLVGETLLEPTRLYTSPLLELIEQHPGAVHSLSHVTGGGIAANLARVLPVGSWVEVERSTWQPLPVFRVLADLAGTPIEDTEGTWNLGVGMFAVVSGAAAADVIASLGAAGLPAWTVGSVSTSARDLTGFEQGAKGVDGGAVRLVGSYAG